In the genome of Deltaproteobacteria bacterium, the window CTATCGGCCCCTGAACGACCAGGCCGCCAACGATTACGTGAACCGCCTCGGCCAGTCCCTGGCCCTGTTCTCGGACCTGCCGTTGACCTATGGCGGGTATCATTTTCAGATCGTCGATTCGAACGAGATCAACGCCTTTGCCGCGCCCGGCGGGCTTATCCTGGTCACGCGCGGGCTGATCCGGTGCTGTCCGGACGAGACGGCCCTGGCCGCCGTCCTGGCCCATGAGATCGCCCACGTGCAGAACAAGGACGCCCTGCGCGCCATCAGCAAGTCCCGCGTGACCCAGGCCCTGGGCGTCATCGGCGGGGAGACGGTCAAGCATCTGGCCGGCGCGGAACTGGCCGAGCTGACCGGGATTTTCGCCGATTCCGTGGGCGATGTCATGACCACCATGGTCAACAACGGGTATTCCCGGTCCTACGAGCATCAGGCCGATCAGGGAGCCGTGACCATCCTGACGCGGGCCGGGTACGATCCGGCCGGGTTGGCGGTCATGCTGCGGACCATGCAGACCCGCCTGACTCCGGGCGGATCGGATTTCGCCTCGACCCACCCGGCACCCGCCGACCGCCTGGAAAAGCTGGTCCAGATCGGACAGCGCAC includes:
- a CDS encoding peptidase M48, which gives rise to MKLRTSAMLILGAALLVIVGCKEAEILGGIAQGLGGPVGGYAESAVKGGVAVAKSMEDFTPEQEYYIGRAVTASLLTTYRPLNDQAANDYVNRLGQSLALFSDLPLTYGGYHFQIVDSNEINAFAAPGGLILVTRGLIRCCPDETALAAVLAHEIAHVQNKDALRAISKSRVTQALGVIGGETVKHLAGAELAELTGIFADSVGDVMTTMVNNGYSRSYEHQADQGAVTILTRAGYDPAGLAVMLRTMQTRLTPGGSDFASTHPAPADRLEKLVQIGQRTPSAEPASRAARFKRALASL